The proteins below are encoded in one region of uncultured Eubacteriales bacterium:
- a CDS encoding conserved exported hypothetical protein (Evidence 4 : Homologs of previously reported genes of unknown function), with the protein MRKYGVALCLALCLMGLLGGCTFQSVDELYALPKLPGDYQNLQAEIEEVTVGSGAEYSAPRFGSYTQPVQFQDLNGDGTLEALAFFKVAGDEKPLKIYIFRLTDNGYEVGAVVEGDGTAIYSISYENLNDTPAKELVVNWQKSTNVTTLAIYSIAKYEVSELLTTPCTAFNVMDIDMDNQQEVLVIQLDTVEGSGGRVDCYGADKAALTLRGSAPLSQGITALESDTTRRGYLKGDVTAPALYVTSALGDGLVTDLFTWKDEALKNVTLNTETGVSSSTVRARDKAKPIDLNGDDVLELPMPQGQPGGIVGAPTLDTWYQYDVNGNAMLVYTTYHNFDYGWYFILPSGWVGRVTVTTDAAVVGEERTVFSYWDGEKAGAFLTIYRLTGPNRHMRARMGENRFTLYADDSTIYCAEFTPGGWSGGLDSDGVKDHFKITQTDWSAAG; encoded by the coding sequence ATGAGAAAATACGGCGTCGCGCTCTGCCTGGCCCTGTGCTTGATGGGGCTGCTGGGGGGCTGTACGTTCCAGTCGGTGGACGAGCTGTATGCTCTGCCCAAACTGCCGGGGGACTACCAGAATCTACAAGCCGAGATCGAGGAGGTCACCGTGGGGAGCGGCGCGGAGTACTCCGCGCCCCGGTTCGGCAGCTACACCCAGCCCGTACAGTTTCAGGACCTGAACGGGGATGGGACTCTGGAGGCCCTGGCCTTCTTCAAGGTTGCCGGAGACGAAAAACCGCTGAAAATCTATATCTTTCGCCTGACTGACAATGGCTACGAGGTGGGCGCAGTGGTGGAGGGGGACGGCACCGCCATCTACTCCATCAGCTACGAAAATCTCAACGACACCCCGGCGAAGGAGCTGGTAGTGAACTGGCAGAAGAGCACCAACGTGACCACTTTGGCGATCTACTCCATTGCCAAATATGAAGTAAGTGAGCTTTTGACCACCCCCTGCACCGCCTTCAATGTAATGGATATCGATATGGACAACCAGCAGGAGGTCCTGGTCATCCAGCTTGACACGGTGGAGGGCAGCGGCGGCAGGGTGGACTGCTACGGGGCCGATAAGGCCGCCCTTACCCTGCGGGGGAGCGCGCCCCTCTCCCAGGGCATCACCGCCCTGGAGAGCGACACCACCCGCAGGGGCTACCTGAAGGGAGACGTGACCGCCCCCGCGCTCTATGTCACCTCCGCCCTGGGGGACGGGCTGGTCACCGACCTCTTCACCTGGAAGGATGAGGCGCTGAAGAACGTCACTCTCAACACCGAGACCGGAGTAAGCAGCTCCACTGTCCGCGCCAGGGATAAGGCCAAGCCCATCGACCTCAACGGAGACGACGTGCTGGAACTGCCGATGCCCCAGGGCCAGCCGGGCGGTATCGTCGGCGCGCCAACCCTGGACACATGGTATCAGTATGATGTCAATGGCAACGCCATGCTGGTGTATACTACCTACCACAATTTCGACTACGGCTGGTACTTCATCCTTCCCTCCGGCTGGGTGGGGCGGGTGACCGTGACCACCGACGCCGCCGTGGTGGGCGAGGAGCGCACCGTCTTCAGCTATTGGGACGGGGAGAAGGCCGGCGCCTTCCTCACCATCTACCGTCTCACGGGCCCCAACCGCCATATGCGGGCCCGTATGGGAGAGAATCGATTTACGCTCTACGCCGACGATTCCACCATCTACTGCGCTGAGTTCACGCCTGGCGGCTGGAGCGGTGGGCTGGATTCAGACGGTGTCAAGGACCACTTCAAGATCACGCAGACCGACTGGTCTGCAGCCGGATAA
- a CDS encoding conserved hypothetical protein (Evidence 4 : Homologs of previously reported genes of unknown function) codes for MALTIIGFLLLALVDLPPILQKRDRRAAIAFALFFLAALAMALLRVFHVEVPSVLLLLGAGLKKLGIGYWG; via the coding sequence GTGGCCTTGACGATCATCGGATTTCTTCTGCTGGCCTTGGTGGACCTGCCGCCCATCCTCCAAAAGCGGGACCGCCGGGCGGCCATTGCCTTTGCCCTCTTTTTCCTTGCCGCCCTGGCGATGGCTCTGTTGCGGGTCTTTCATGTGGAGGTGCCCAGTGTCCTGCTCCTCCTAGGTGCGGGTCTCAAAAAGCTGGGCATCGGCTATTGGGGCTAA
- a CDS encoding putative Germination protein, Ger(X)C family (Evidence 3 : Function proposed based on presence of conserved amino acid motif, structural feature or limited homology): MINRKGRALLAWLVTLSLLLTGCWDKREIESLFIVTAVGLDAAGEEGEMEVTFQISKSQSSTSGKKEPSGDESSAILLKSENKTVLEAMEEQNRNSSRSLLLQHNQVILLGDELAAQGVEERLDLFLRNQQARMEVLLLVADGQAGEILGAKLEQETTPGLYLSRMMQDLRRLSPHYNVRLLDFVSRLRDGTSAPVAPIVKVEKEEEKEKLTVEGLAVFQGDKMVGRLDNDETMGYLWALGAVRQGSVTVEDDQGVAVLRTLKMDVKRKTALRPDGGVKVTLEVDATLRAGELQGFAQMSLEELRPALTTLAQKQIEKQILATAEAARSLGTDIYGFGRSFHTEHPKEWKELEDRWDALFADMELDVQVKVQIPELGQILKTLEMEEEDRP; this comes from the coding sequence ATGATAAACAGGAAGGGCCGTGCCCTTCTGGCTTGGCTGGTCACGCTGTCCCTCCTCCTCACCGGCTGCTGGGACAAGCGGGAGATCGAGTCCCTCTTCATTGTCACCGCCGTAGGGTTGGATGCCGCGGGGGAGGAGGGGGAGATGGAGGTCACCTTCCAGATCAGCAAGTCCCAGTCCTCCACCTCGGGGAAGAAGGAGCCCAGCGGGGACGAGAGCTCCGCAATCCTTCTCAAGAGCGAAAACAAGACTGTTCTGGAAGCGATGGAGGAGCAGAACCGCAACAGCAGCCGATCCCTTCTCCTCCAGCATAACCAGGTCATCCTGCTGGGGGACGAGCTGGCGGCGCAGGGGGTGGAAGAACGGCTTGACCTGTTTCTGCGCAACCAGCAGGCCCGCATGGAGGTCCTCCTCCTGGTGGCGGACGGGCAGGCGGGAGAGATTCTGGGCGCGAAGCTGGAGCAGGAAACTACGCCGGGCCTATACCTCTCCCGCATGATGCAAGACCTGCGCCGGCTCTCCCCACACTACAACGTGCGCCTGCTGGACTTCGTCTCCCGCCTGCGGGACGGCACCTCAGCCCCTGTGGCCCCCATCGTCAAGGTGGAGAAAGAAGAGGAAAAGGAGAAGCTGACGGTGGAGGGACTGGCCGTCTTCCAGGGGGACAAGATGGTAGGCCGTCTCGATAACGACGAAACCATGGGCTACCTGTGGGCGCTTGGTGCGGTGCGGCAGGGCAGCGTCACGGTGGAGGACGATCAGGGAGTGGCCGTTTTGCGCACCCTGAAAATGGACGTCAAGCGGAAGACAGCCCTCCGGCCTGACGGCGGCGTCAAGGTTACTCTGGAGGTAGACGCAACGCTCCGGGCGGGGGAACTCCAGGGCTTTGCGCAGATGTCACTGGAAGAGCTGCGCCCCGCCCTGACCACACTCGCCCAGAAACAGATCGAAAAGCAGATCCTCGCCACAGCGGAGGCCGCCCGGAGCCTGGGCACGGACATCTACGGCTTTGGCCGCAGTTTCCACACCGAGCATCCCAAGGAGTGGAAGGAGCTGGAGGACCGCTGGGACGCGCTCTTTGCCGACATGGAGCTGGATGTCCAGGTCAAAGTGCAGATTCCCGAGCTGGGCCAGATTTTGAAAACACTGGAGATGGAGGAGGAGGATCGGCCTTGA
- a CDS encoding conserved hypothetical protein (Evidence 4 : Homologs of previously reported genes of unknown function), protein MNRAAKETGALLRLHAARYPVMEPQDAVKLLYQGEFGGGHLIADPAGSLKQLREESLTAVADAPLFENVGGCCCRVYLGPAGRGEAAVMAVHRMFLAGSACLQGSAVGLEEKLAVLSALTAEGALPFSAGELAAYLEEYRARGLPAVSHSAVYRKTYGPAYRVVPKEFAVYFPLLKEIEARLMEQGPVTVALDGLCGSGKTTLAAALGAMYDCNIIPLDAFFLPPDKRTPQRLGEPGGNIDYERFAQEVVPHLGRGEAFTYRVFDCGEPAFTEGRTVEPRPLTVCEGSYSQHPGFGEPYDLKVFVTCTEEEQKRRLLDRSGPALFERFLREWIPMEQAYFNTFRIQATSDLVIDTTPQLPSPGS, encoded by the coding sequence ATGAACAGAGCTGCTAAGGAGACTGGGGCGCTCCTGCGCCTCCACGCCGCCCGGTACCCGGTGATGGAGCCTCAGGACGCGGTCAAGCTTCTGTACCAGGGAGAGTTCGGCGGCGGGCATCTGATCGCCGACCCGGCTGGCAGCCTCAAGCAACTTCGGGAGGAGAGCCTGACGGCAGTGGCTGACGCCCCCCTCTTCGAAAATGTGGGCGGCTGTTGCTGCCGGGTTTACCTGGGGCCGGCGGGGAGAGGGGAAGCGGCGGTCATGGCCGTCCACCGGATGTTCCTGGCCGGGAGTGCCTGCCTCCAGGGCAGCGCGGTCGGGCTGGAGGAAAAGCTGGCGGTGCTGTCTGCGCTGACTGCCGAAGGGGCTTTGCCCTTCTCCGCCGGGGAGCTGGCGGCCTACCTGGAGGAGTACAGGGCCCGGGGCCTGCCCGCCGTCAGCCATAGTGCTGTCTACCGGAAAACTTACGGCCCGGCCTACCGGGTGGTGCCGAAGGAGTTCGCCGTATATTTCCCCCTTCTGAAGGAGATCGAGGCACGCCTTATGGAGCAAGGTCCGGTCACGGTGGCCCTGGACGGGCTGTGCGGCTCGGGTAAGACCACCCTGGCAGCGGCGTTGGGGGCGATGTACGACTGCAATATTATCCCTCTGGACGCCTTTTTCCTCCCACCGGATAAGCGCACTCCCCAGCGCCTGGGAGAGCCGGGGGGCAATATCGACTACGAGCGGTTTGCTCAAGAGGTGGTCCCCCACCTGGGGAGAGGGGAGGCGTTCACCTACCGGGTCTTCGATTGCGGGGAGCCGGCCTTCACCGAGGGGCGTACCGTGGAGCCCCGCCCCCTCACTGTCTGCGAGGGGTCTTACAGTCAACATCCCGGTTTCGGAGAGCCTTATGACCTCAAGGTTTTTGTCACCTGCACGGAGGAGGAGCAGAAACGCCGCCTCCTGGACCGGAGCGGCCCGGCCCTCTTTGAGCGTTTCCTCCGCGAGTGGATTCCTATGGAGCAAGCATATTTTAATACCTTTCGGATCCAAGCCACCAGCGACCTCGTCATAGACACCACGCCTCAATTACCGAGCCCCGGCTCGTAA
- a CDS encoding conserved hypothetical protein (Evidence 4 : Homologs of previously reported genes of unknown function), whose translation MRLLVIDGMGGGIGRAIISYLKERGFQGEIIAVGTNSTATNAMLRAGADAAATGTNAVVYNCAHTDLIVGPLGIAFANAMHGEISPEVAHAVGGSEARKILLPVSRCNALVVGTREAPLSQLLSEMMELISNEQSC comes from the coding sequence ATGAGACTATTGGTAATAGACGGCATGGGCGGCGGAATTGGCCGGGCCATTATCAGCTATTTGAAGGAGCGTGGGTTTCAGGGCGAAATTATCGCGGTAGGCACCAACTCCACCGCCACCAACGCAATGCTCAGGGCAGGCGCGGACGCGGCGGCCACCGGGACCAATGCGGTGGTCTATAACTGTGCCCATACGGACCTGATAGTAGGTCCTCTGGGCATCGCCTTCGCCAACGCCATGCATGGGGAGATCAGCCCTGAGGTGGCCCACGCGGTGGGCGGAAGCGAGGCGCGGAAAATCCTCCTCCCCGTCTCCCGATGCAACGCCCTGGTGGTAGGTACCCGGGAGGCCCCTCTATCCCAGCTGCTGAGCGAGATGATGGAGCTGATTTCAAATGAACAGAGCTGCTAA
- the walR gene encoding Transcriptional regulatory protein WalR, whose product MRKVLVLEDEANIRSFVVINLKRAGYDAIEADTGEMALEQLRRNPDIKVALLDIMLPDMDGFEVCRRIRASDSQIGIIMLTARTQEMDKVTGLMTGADDYVTKPFSPAELTARIDALYRRAGGAPIMDDPSEIRQPPFLLNTRNRSLEKNGVRVKLTQVEYSIVKLFMDNAGKALSREEILDTVWGRDYFGELKIVDVNIRRLRLKIEDDAQNPTFINTVWGYGYKWGA is encoded by the coding sequence ATGAGGAAAGTATTGGTGCTGGAGGACGAGGCCAACATCCGCAGCTTTGTGGTCATCAACCTCAAGCGCGCCGGGTACGACGCCATTGAGGCCGACACCGGAGAGATGGCACTGGAGCAGCTGCGCCGCAACCCCGACATCAAGGTAGCGCTTCTGGATATCATGCTCCCCGATATGGACGGGTTCGAGGTCTGCCGCCGCATCCGTGCCAGCGACAGCCAGATCGGCATCATCATGCTCACTGCCCGTACCCAGGAGATGGACAAGGTCACAGGATTGATGACCGGCGCGGACGACTATGTCACCAAGCCCTTCTCCCCGGCTGAGCTCACCGCCCGGATCGACGCGCTCTACCGCCGAGCAGGCGGCGCGCCTATTATGGACGACCCCAGCGAGATCCGCCAGCCCCCCTTCCTCCTCAATACCCGCAACCGTTCTCTGGAGAAAAACGGCGTCCGGGTCAAGCTTACCCAGGTGGAGTACTCCATCGTCAAACTCTTCATGGACAATGCCGGCAAGGCCCTCTCTCGGGAGGAAATCTTAGACACCGTCTGGGGCCGGGATTACTTCGGGGAACTGAAGATTGTGGACGTAAACATCCGCCGTCTGCGCCTCAAAATAGAGGACGACGCACAAAACCCGACCTTTATTAACACAGTCTGGGGCTACGGATACAAGTGGGGCGCGTAG
- a CDS encoding conserved membrane hypothetical protein (Evidence 4 : Homologs of previously reported genes of unknown function), translating to MSYIRNRTRFLTFTALCIALGIVLPITLHAVPNAGSIFLPMHIPVLLCGLLCGWPYGLVCGVVTPILSSVLTGMPPAAFLPGMVAELAIYGLVAGLVLKLVRTKSELLNLYIALVSAMLAGRLAMGVLNALIFRAGSYSMQLWVAGMFVTALPGIVIQLILLPLVVQSLFKAKVAARV from the coding sequence ATGTCGTACATCCGAAACAGAACCCGGTTCCTGACCTTCACCGCCTTATGCATCGCCTTGGGCATCGTCCTGCCTATCACCCTCCATGCCGTCCCCAACGCGGGCAGCATCTTCCTGCCCATGCATATCCCGGTGCTCCTGTGCGGCCTTCTGTGCGGCTGGCCCTACGGGCTGGTCTGCGGCGTCGTCACGCCCATCCTGTCCAGCGTCCTGACCGGTATGCCCCCCGCGGCCTTCCTGCCCGGCATGGTGGCGGAGCTGGCGATCTACGGCCTGGTGGCCGGGCTGGTACTCAAGCTGGTCCGCACGAAGAGCGAGCTCTTGAACCTCTATATTGCCCTGGTATCCGCAATGCTTGCCGGGCGGCTTGCCATGGGCGTGCTCAACGCCCTGATTTTCCGGGCTGGGAGTTACTCCATGCAGCTCTGGGTGGCCGGAATGTTCGTCACCGCCCTGCCTGGCATCGTCATACAGCTCATTCTGTTGCCCCTCGTGGTACAGTCCCTATTCAAGGCCAAGGTGGCCGCCCGCGTCTGA
- a CDS encoding putative Spore germination protein (Amino acid permease) (Evidence 3 : Function proposed based on presence of conserved amino acid motif, structural feature or limited homology): MRIDNEKISGRRFLFTATCFTQASSLLAAFLVTVVFQDAWLVALIGGFVCLPLIWLYRELMVMFPGKNLLHILDEVYGPVAGKVLGTAYLWFFFTLASLNITDLSSLTKVTILEKTPSLVLSLTCVLVAAVAVRRGAGLVTRYSALFTITAFAIMGLSFLLVFNQLDIKNLFPMFDQPPMKYVQGVHIISTIPFGELVAMLMLNANLKITPKETTRYLFLSFFLGAFSVLVILVRDVAALGNTIDMFAVPSLMVMRLFSLGVALGRLEVLFAVVLVMLLFFKVMVLYYVAVIAAAQLLKVKEYRHLVLSMGVLMVLYGMTLYPSNIEHTESGQRIIPFLWTPFELLLPLLTLVVAKVQRRRAGAVKEA; the protein is encoded by the coding sequence TTGAGAATCGACAATGAAAAGATTTCGGGCAGACGGTTCTTGTTCACCGCCACCTGCTTTACCCAGGCCTCATCTCTGCTGGCGGCCTTTTTGGTTACCGTAGTGTTTCAGGATGCGTGGCTGGTGGCGCTGATAGGGGGCTTCGTCTGTCTGCCGCTTATATGGCTCTACCGGGAGCTGATGGTTATGTTTCCGGGAAAAAACCTCCTCCACATCCTGGACGAGGTCTATGGCCCGGTGGCGGGTAAGGTCTTGGGTACAGCCTACCTGTGGTTTTTTTTCACCCTGGCCTCCCTGAATATTACGGATCTGAGCTCCCTCACCAAGGTGACCATCCTGGAGAAAACCCCCAGCCTCGTGCTGTCCCTTACCTGCGTCCTGGTGGCGGCCGTGGCGGTCCGGCGTGGGGCCGGGCTCGTGACCCGGTACAGCGCCCTCTTCACCATCACCGCCTTCGCCATCATGGGGCTCTCCTTCCTCCTCGTGTTCAATCAGCTGGACATTAAGAACCTCTTTCCCATGTTCGATCAGCCCCCCATGAAGTACGTCCAGGGCGTCCACATCATCTCCACCATCCCCTTCGGGGAGCTGGTGGCGATGCTGATGCTCAACGCCAACTTGAAGATCACCCCGAAGGAGACCACCCGGTACCTCTTCCTGTCCTTTTTCTTGGGGGCGTTTAGCGTGCTCGTCATCCTCGTGCGGGATGTCGCGGCCCTTGGCAACACGATAGACATGTTCGCCGTCCCCTCTCTGATGGTGATGCGCCTTTTCAGCCTGGGGGTGGCTCTGGGGAGGCTGGAGGTCCTCTTCGCCGTGGTGCTGGTGATGCTCCTTTTCTTTAAGGTCATGGTGCTCTACTACGTGGCCGTCATCGCCGCGGCCCAGCTTTTGAAGGTGAAGGAGTACCGGCATCTGGTGCTCTCCATGGGCGTGCTTATGGTGCTCTACGGCATGACTCTCTATCCCTCCAACATTGAGCATACCGAGTCCGGGCAGCGTATCATCCCATTCCTCTGGACGCCGTTTGAGCTTCTGCTCCCCCTGCTGACGCTGGTTGTTGCCAAGGTCCAGCGGCGGCGGGCCGGGGCGGTGAAGGAGGCGTAG
- the prmC gene encoding Release factor glutamine methyltransferase, with product MATTYNNLYLDLRKRLRAAGVDAAQLEARELVCYASGKTREQFFRDLPLYASAEVEERMAELMSRRMAGEPVAYIIGEWEFYGLPLDISRDVLIPRADTEVLAHRAIDLAKAAGEGARVLDLCAGSGCVGLAVAANAPQCRTVLADLSEEALKLCKQNVRRNNLNARVTCVLADALKPPSSVLWDFDVIACNPPYIPTGDLPGLDPSVRDYEPMLALDGGADGLDFYRAVASKWGAALRLGGTLLFEVGYHQAGDVELIMAQHGFENIQTHQDTANIWRVVEGTANA from the coding sequence GTGGCTACGACCTACAATAACCTCTACTTAGACCTGCGCAAGCGCCTCCGTGCCGCCGGGGTGGACGCCGCCCAGTTGGAGGCTCGGGAGCTGGTGTGCTACGCCTCTGGGAAAACCAGGGAACAGTTTTTTCGTGACCTGCCGCTCTATGCCTCCGCCGAGGTTGAGGAGCGTATGGCAGAGCTGATGTCCCGCCGCATGGCGGGTGAGCCCGTGGCCTACATCATCGGTGAATGGGAGTTTTACGGTCTGCCCCTGGATATCTCCCGTGACGTGCTCATTCCCCGGGCCGATACCGAGGTACTGGCACATCGCGCCATCGACCTAGCCAAGGCGGCGGGAGAGGGGGCCCGCGTGCTGGACCTCTGCGCCGGCAGCGGCTGCGTGGGCCTCGCCGTCGCGGCCAACGCCCCCCAGTGCCGTACGGTGCTTGCCGACCTCTCGGAGGAGGCCTTGAAGCTCTGCAAGCAGAACGTCCGGCGCAACAACTTGAATGCCAGGGTCACCTGCGTTTTGGCCGATGCTCTCAAGCCCCCCTCCTCTGTATTATGGGATTTCGACGTTATTGCCTGCAACCCCCCTTATATCCCCACCGGGGACTTGCCGGGCCTTGATCCCTCCGTGCGGGACTACGAGCCCATGCTGGCCCTGGACGGCGGAGCGGATGGCCTCGACTTCTACCGGGCCGTGGCCTCCAAGTGGGGAGCCGCCCTTCGCCTGGGGGGGACGCTCCTCTTCGAGGTGGGCTATCATCAGGCTGGCGACGTGGAGCTGATTATGGCCCAGCACGGCTTTGAGAATATCCAGACCCATCAGGACACCGCCAACATCTGGCGCGTCGTCGAAGGCACCGCCAACGCGTAG
- a CDS encoding ATPase/histidine kinase/DNA gyrase B/HSP90 domain protein produces MVNSLGAVFLTVFLAVTAFSVALAGYYYSTIGAGLEARVKSAAGTSSVRTLSDYRQQAQSYASKFDERDSIQLQFISPTGTVQYSSYASTESFGLNAGTVPNTPDVAGAIQNVEQTSWTGSDPQTGEHIMAVSSPMLVGGKVVAVARMVTSLRMVDRQIVTVIALALLVGVLIIVLVYFSNLYFVRSIVEPLAGITESAKRIAGGSYGIQIEKKFDDEIGDLTDTINDMSMKVKQSEKLQSEFISSVSHELRTPLTAINGWAETIMNGEVRDAEDVKKGMGIIVSEARRLTNMVEELLEFSRIEDGRFTLSIEPVDIKAELEDAVYTYKEFFRREGITLEYTDCDEEFDPIPADPQRLRQVFSNLFDNAAKHGGSGKRIDASITAGEDSVVIAIRDYGPGIPEEELPHVKYKFYKGSSKARGSGIGLAVCDEIVTRHGGTLDVGNAEGGGCVVTIRLPVHGT; encoded by the coding sequence ATGGTCAACTCCCTCGGCGCGGTGTTTTTGACGGTGTTTTTGGCTGTGACGGCCTTTTCAGTCGCTCTGGCGGGGTACTATTACTCCACCATCGGCGCGGGGCTGGAGGCCAGGGTAAAGAGCGCTGCGGGCACCAGCTCGGTGCGCACGCTCAGCGACTACCGCCAGCAGGCCCAGAGCTACGCCAGCAAGTTCGACGAGCGGGACAGCATTCAGCTTCAGTTCATCAGCCCCACCGGTACCGTGCAGTACTCGAGCTATGCCTCCACCGAGAGTTTTGGACTCAACGCAGGCACCGTGCCCAACACCCCCGATGTGGCTGGCGCCATTCAGAACGTGGAGCAGACCTCCTGGACGGGGAGCGACCCACAGACCGGCGAACATATCATGGCGGTGTCTTCCCCCATGCTGGTGGGGGGCAAGGTGGTGGCGGTGGCCCGCATGGTTACCTCCCTCCGCATGGTGGACCGGCAGATCGTCACGGTCATCGCCCTCGCTCTGCTGGTGGGCGTGCTCATTATCGTGCTCGTCTATTTCTCCAATCTCTACTTCGTCCGTTCCATTGTAGAGCCACTGGCTGGCATCACTGAGAGCGCCAAGCGCATCGCAGGCGGCAGCTACGGCATTCAGATTGAGAAGAAGTTCGACGATGAGATCGGAGACCTGACCGACACCATCAACGACATGTCCATGAAGGTCAAGCAGTCCGAAAAGCTCCAAAGCGAGTTCATCTCCTCTGTCTCCCACGAGCTCAGGACCCCTCTTACCGCCATCAACGGCTGGGCCGAGACCATCATGAACGGCGAGGTGCGGGACGCGGAGGACGTGAAGAAGGGTATGGGAATCATCGTGTCCGAGGCCCGGCGGCTCACCAACATGGTGGAGGAGCTGCTGGAGTTCTCACGGATTGAGGACGGGCGTTTTACCCTCTCGATTGAGCCAGTAGACATCAAGGCCGAGCTTGAGGACGCGGTGTATACCTATAAGGAGTTCTTCCGAAGGGAGGGCATCACCCTGGAGTATACCGACTGCGATGAGGAGTTTGATCCCATCCCGGCGGACCCCCAGCGCCTCCGCCAGGTCTTCTCCAACCTTTTCGACAACGCAGCCAAGCACGGCGGCTCCGGCAAGCGGATCGACGCCTCCATCACCGCCGGGGAGGACAGCGTGGTAATCGCCATTCGTGACTACGGCCCCGGTATCCCGGAAGAAGAGCTGCCCCACGTGAAATACAAGTTCTACAAGGGCTCGTCCAAGGCCCGGGGGAGCGGCATCGGGCTCGCCGTCTGCGACGAGATCGTCACCCGCCACGGCGGCACCCTGGATGTGGGCAACGCCGAGGGTGGTGGCTGCGTCGTTACGATTCGCCTGCCGGTTCATGGAACGTAA
- a CDS encoding conserved membrane hypothetical protein (Evidence 4 : Homologs of previously reported genes of unknown function) encodes MSEKATSGAAPFKTMIGGQALIEGIMMMGPDKKAIVIRKPDGEFEEKVEDRVLIKDKYPILGLPFIRGLFGFGSSMANGVKALMYSAEFFPEEEGGGEEEPSKFEVWLDKKLGSEKAASVFITLAVVLGVAFSVGLFILLPTFITGGILHFFPGFSLWGRNLVEGAMKIAIFMGYLVLCSKMKDIRRVFSYHGAEHKTIFCYEKGLPLTVENVRAQPKHHPRCGTSFLFVVIFISVLFSGVFFAIFPVTNTFLRALAHLILLPLVVCVTYELNRFVGAHDNAVCRVIRAPGMWMQNWTTFEPDDAMIEVGIRSLELVLPQEKGKDKW; translated from the coding sequence ATGTCAGAGAAAGCGACATCCGGCGCCGCACCCTTCAAAACCATGATCGGCGGGCAGGCGCTCATTGAGGGCATCATGATGATGGGCCCCGACAAGAAGGCCATCGTCATCCGCAAGCCGGACGGTGAGTTTGAGGAGAAGGTGGAGGACCGGGTCCTCATCAAGGACAAGTACCCTATTCTGGGTCTGCCCTTCATCCGGGGTCTCTTCGGGTTCGGCTCCTCTATGGCCAACGGTGTGAAGGCCCTCATGTACTCCGCCGAATTTTTTCCAGAGGAGGAGGGCGGCGGGGAGGAGGAGCCCTCCAAATTCGAAGTCTGGCTTGACAAAAAGCTGGGCAGCGAGAAGGCGGCCTCGGTCTTTATCACCCTGGCGGTGGTGCTGGGGGTGGCCTTCTCAGTTGGCCTCTTCATTTTACTCCCCACCTTTATTACCGGCGGCATCCTGCACTTTTTCCCCGGCTTTTCCCTCTGGGGCCGTAACCTGGTGGAGGGGGCCATGAAGATCGCCATCTTCATGGGCTACCTCGTCCTGTGCTCCAAGATGAAGGATATCCGCCGGGTCTTCTCCTACCACGGGGCCGAGCATAAGACCATTTTCTGCTACGAAAAGGGACTTCCCCTCACGGTGGAGAACGTCCGGGCCCAGCCCAAGCACCACCCCCGCTGCGGCACCAGCTTTCTCTTCGTGGTCATCTTCATCTCGGTCCTCTTCTCCGGCGTGTTCTTCGCCATTTTCCCCGTCACCAATACCTTTCTCCGGGCCCTGGCCCATCTGATTCTCCTCCCCCTGGTGGTCTGCGTCACTTACGAGCTCAACCGTTTCGTGGGCGCGCACGACAACGCCGTCTGCCGGGTCATCCGCGCCCCCGGCATGTGGATGCAGAACTGGACAACCTTCGAGCCGGACGACGCCATGATCGAGGTGGGCATCCGCTCCCTCGAGTTGGTCCTGCCCCAGGAGAAAGGGAAAGATAAATGGTAA